A region from the Lentisphaera profundi genome encodes:
- the murA gene encoding UDP-N-acetylglucosamine 1-carboxyvinyltransferase, translated as MSKLIIEGGTPLHGSIKVSGNKNAALPMIAACLLTDKVITLHNLPNIVDVTHMLEALQSLGAKIERHTDSVTIHAKDLIKSSLDHETCSKIRTSILLVAPILYRTGKVELHPPGGDVIGRRRLDTHFYGLEKLGATLKESFPAFIFEAKKGFEGADLFFDQASVTATEHILMAAVIAKGKTWIRNAASEPHVQNLAEMLISMGARIKGLGTNCLEIDGVNSLDGGDIHIGGDYIEAASFLALGAATGGQITVTGTNKSDFWMARRVFERLGILLDMEHSQISVNPNSSRKIQPDFGGAIPVIDDGPWPQFPSDMMSCMIILASQVEGTVLFFEKMFESRLYFVDRLISMGANAIVCDPHRVVISGPAKLRANTLSSPDIRAGMALLGAALCAQGTSTVKNIQMIDRGYANIENRLLQLGAKVKRVN; from the coding sequence ATGTCAAAACTCATTATCGAAGGTGGCACTCCCCTTCACGGCAGCATAAAAGTCTCCGGAAATAAAAATGCCGCCCTGCCCATGATCGCAGCCTGCCTACTGACCGACAAAGTCATAACCCTACATAACCTCCCTAACATTGTCGATGTAACACACATGCTCGAGGCCCTGCAATCTTTAGGTGCAAAAATTGAACGACATACCGACTCTGTAACTATCCATGCCAAAGACCTCATTAAATCCTCTTTGGACCACGAGACTTGTTCAAAAATCAGAACGAGTATCCTCTTAGTGGCTCCCATCCTCTACCGTACTGGCAAAGTCGAACTTCACCCACCCGGCGGAGATGTCATTGGTAGAAGACGCTTAGATACACATTTTTATGGTCTAGAAAAACTCGGTGCCACTCTCAAAGAATCCTTTCCTGCTTTTATTTTTGAAGCAAAAAAAGGCTTCGAAGGCGCCGATCTTTTCTTTGATCAAGCGAGCGTTACTGCGACGGAACATATTTTAATGGCTGCTGTTATCGCAAAAGGGAAAACCTGGATTCGCAACGCTGCTAGTGAGCCCCATGTTCAGAATCTAGCAGAAATGCTCATCAGCATGGGTGCTCGCATTAAAGGACTGGGGACAAACTGTTTAGAAATTGACGGTGTTAATTCTCTTGATGGTGGCGATATTCATATCGGCGGCGACTATATAGAAGCCGCTAGTTTCTTAGCACTTGGTGCGGCGACTGGTGGTCAAATCACCGTGACTGGCACAAATAAATCTGATTTTTGGATGGCTCGTCGAGTCTTTGAGCGTCTCGGAATTCTTTTAGATATGGAACATAGTCAAATTTCAGTCAACCCAAACTCGAGCCGAAAAATACAGCCTGATTTTGGCGGTGCCATACCCGTTATTGATGATGGCCCTTGGCCGCAATTCCCTTCAGATATGATGAGCTGCATGATTATCTTAGCCAGCCAAGTAGAAGGCACTGTTTTATTCTTTGAAAAAATGTTTGAAAGTCGACTCTATTTTGTCGATCGCTTAATAAGTATGGGTGCAAATGCCATTGTTTGTGATCCTCATCGCGTAGTCATCTCTGGTCCAGCTAAACTTCGCGCCAACACCTTAAGCAGCCCCGATATTCGTGCGGGCATGGCTTTACTAGGCGCGGCTCTATGCGCACAGGGAACAAGTACAGTGAAAAATATCCAGATGATTGATCGTGGATATGCCAATATAGAAAATCGCTTACTTCAGCTTGGTGCCAAAGTAAAACGAGTTAATTAG